The proteins below come from a single Lepeophtheirus salmonis chromosome 4, UVic_Lsal_1.4, whole genome shotgun sequence genomic window:
- the LOC121116237 gene encoding uncharacterized protein, translating to MSTVKLLLKEGIPFTSKAKKWFLDSKVFIAKFQINLDPSLPNPALLEKCEISPNYMQWNPLRATFYHKQAIKVFPFWSRKLRRKREINPDDYKYNKNNIFSNFRPTGIERRTCVLWNEDFDENGAWDPRKCEAVTSQSDMTVCECKEWGIMAVIAELTEEIPGSSSCSMSYNIVKYIGLTLSLFSLGVFIAICFVSKYVWDMFHLLRAQTSFAWLLSMICMVLSELPAINESINSNIVIGLLLIYFYTCTLLWFLNESHATFKAITSGIINKRFIIYVPFGYGVSLIPVGLAFVLYNSELGSDPLCFISYNNKTKSWFFYAFYALIGTSIILNIISLLNLSTPQTKSTKVVPQIKAQTFGLSLLSLGFLGLNSIWFLKYTYGRKNILGFGLEWGCIFDTITGWFGVVMFLLLGLGSPRFINGFKGEAEKRRKKISGVGGG from the exons ATGAGTACCGTCAAATTACTCCTAAAAGAAGGAATCCCTT TTAcatcaaaagcaaaaaaatggtTCCTTGATAGTAAAGTATTCATTGCCAAGTTTCAAATCAATTTGGATCCATCTCTCCCAAATCCAGCTCTCTTGGAGAAATGTGAAATATCTCCAAATTATATGCAATGGAATCCTCTACGAGCAACATTTTATCACAAGCAAGCCATTAAAGTATTTCCATTTTGGTCTCGAAAGCTAAGACGAAAGAGAGAAATTAATCCAGATGACTAcaagtataataaaaacaacattttctcAAATTTCCGTCCAACAGGAATTGAGCGACGAACCTGTGTACTCTGGAACGAGGACTTTGATGAAAATGGAGCATGGGACCCACGGAAGTGTGAAGCAGTGACGAGTCAATCCGACATGACCGTGTGTGAATGTAAGGAATGGGGAATAATGGCCGTGATTGCGGAATTAACAGAGGAAATCCCAGGATCTAGTTCCTGTTCCATGAGTTACAATATAGTGAAATACATTGGACTTACCCTAAGCTTGTTTAGTCTTGGAGTATTTATTGCTATTTGTTTCGTCTCAAA ATATGTTTGGGACATGTTTCATTTACTGCGAGCACAGACCTCCTTTGCTTGGCTCTTATCCATGATTTGTATGGTATTATCAGAATTACCCGCCATCAATGAGTCCATCAATTCAAACATTGTCATCGGACTACTCCTCATCTACTTCTACACGTGTACACTCCTATGGTTCCTTAATGAATCACATGCAACATTCAAGGCCATAACATCCGGAATTATCAATAAACGATTCATCATCTACGTCCCCTTTGGCTACGGAGTGTCCCTCATCCCAGTAGGTCTAGCCTTTGTTCTGTATAACTCAGAACTCGGCTCTGATCCTCTTTGTTTCATCTcctacaacaacaaaacaaagtCATGGTTCTTTTACGCCTTCTATGCTCTGATCGGAACATCCATTATACTCAACATCATTTCTCTACTGAATTTGAGCACTCCACAAACCAAAAGCACAAAAGTAGTGCCACAAATCAAGGCACAAACCTTTGGGCTAAGCCTTCTCTCGTTGGGATTTCTTGGCCTCAACTCTATTTGGTTCTTAAAGTATACTTACGGAAGGAAGAATATATTGGGATTTGGTTTAGAGTGGGGTTGCATTTTTGATACGATAACAGGATGGTTTGGAGTTGTAATGTTTCTCCTTTTGGGACTGGGTTCCCCACGGTTTATAAATGGGTTTAAGGGGGAGGCAGAGAAGAGG AGGAAGAAAATAAGTGGAGTTGGGGGTGGTTAA